GCTAGACTGTATGTCCCTTCCACAAATGAGGCGACTCACCCTCGATGTTGCGACGAGGGTTACCCGGATGGGCCGGGCAGAGCCTCAAACATGGAGGGCGAGTCGTGGGCCATCATACCGAAGCCTTTGTCGGAATCGATACGTCAAAATCGCGTAATGCAATCGCAATTGCCGATGGCGGCCGTGGCGGCGAGGTGCGGTATCTCGGGGAGTTCCCTGCCACGGAGGCAGCGATCCGAAAGCTCGTGGCCAAGCTTGCAGCGAAATACCGTGATCTGACGTTTTGCTATGAAGCAGGGCCGACAGGATATGGGCTCTACAGACTGCTCAAGAGCCTCGGCCACGAGTGCCTGGTGGTGGCTCCCTCGCTCGTTCCGAAGAAGGCCGGCGACCGAGTGAAGACGAACCGGCGCGATGCGGTAAGCCTTGCCAAGCTCTTGCGCGCGGGGGAGCTCACCGCGGTGTGGGTGCCGGACGAGCGGCATGAGGCCATGCGCGATCTCTCGCGCGCCCGTCAGGCAGTGAAGAAAGACCTCCAGGGCAAGCGCCAGCAGATCTCGTCATTGATGCTGCGGCTGGGACGCATCTATCCGGGCAAGACGACGTGGGGGCCAGCCCACATGAATTGGCTGATGGCACAGAAGCTCGAGCATCGCGAGCAGCGCATCGCATTCGAAGAACTACTTGAGGGGATACGCCAGGAAAGCGAGCGCGTCGAGCGTTTGGAAAAGGCCATCCGCGAGGCGGT
Above is a window of Candidatus Saccharimonadia bacterium DNA encoding:
- a CDS encoding IS110 family transposase, with the protein product MGHHTEAFVGIDTSKSRNAIAIADGGRGGEVRYLGEFPATEAAIRKLVAKLAAKYRDLTFCYEAGPTGYGLYRLLKSLGHECLVVAPSLVPKKAGDRVKTNRRDAVSLAKLLRAGELTAVWVPDERHEAMRDLSRARQAVKKDLQGKRQQISSLMLRLGRIYPGKTTWGPAHMNWLMAQKLEHREQRIAFEELLEGIRQESERVERLEKAIREAVPEWSLAEVVAALQAMRGIDLIAAVGVLAEIGDLSRFQNPRELMGYLGLVPSESSTGDKVKRGGITKAGNGRARRILVEAAWSYRYPPRVSREKQPKVEAAPRRVREIAWKAQTRLCGRFRSLERKGKRRTVVATAIARELSAFIWAINRELMAHRQA